The Microbacterium sp. zg-Y1090 sequence TTGCGGTACGCCTCGGCGAGGGCGAGCTTCGCGCCTTCGTAGGGGTCGAGCTGGCAGAAGCGGCTGTTGCAGTCGGTGGCGATGGCGAAGCCCAGGCCCGACTCCTCATCGACGCGGATCATGCCGGCGTCGTCGGGGAAGCTCAGCGCGGTGTTGCCCATCACGTAGTAGTCGTACTGGTTGGTCACCCACGACGTGTCGGCGAGGTTGGGGCTCGCGACGAGCGTCAGGAACTGCCGGCGCAGCTCTTCGGGGTCGTCGGTGCGCGGCAGGGCCGAGGCGGAGTCTTCGCGGAGCGCGTCGATCCAGGTGGGGTAGGCCACGGGGCGGTCGTAGACGGGCCCGTCGACGGCGACCGTCGAGGGATCGACGTTGACGATCTCCTCGCCGTGCCAGAAGATCTGCAGCCGGCCGTCGCCGGTGACCTCGCCCAGCACGCTGGTCTCCACGTCCCACTTGCCCGTGACGGCGAGGAACGCGTCGAGCTTCTCCGGCGCGACGATCGCCATCATGCGCTCCTGGCTCTCGCTCATGAGGATCTCCTCGGGCGTGAGCGTGGGGTCGCGCAGCAGCACGTTCTCCAGATCCACGCGCATGCCCGACCCGCCGTTGGCGGCCAGCTCGCTCGTGGCGCAGGAGATGCCGGCGGCGCCGAGGTCCTGGATCGCCTCGACGAGCTCGCCCCGGTACAGCTCCAGGCAGCACTCGATGAGCACCTTCTCGGCGAAGGGGTCGCCGACCTGCACCGCGGGGCGCTTGGTGGGTCCGCCGTCGGCGAAGGTGTCGGATGCCAGGATCGAGGCTCCGCCGATGCCGTCACCGCCGGTGCGGGCGCCGAAGAGCACGACCTTGTTGCCGGGGCCGGACGCGTTGGCGAGCTTGAGGTCCTCGTGGCGCAGCACGCCGACGGCGAGGGCGTTCACGAGGGGGTTGCCCTGGTAGACGGCGTCGAAGACCGTCTCGCCGCCGATGTTCGGCAGGCCCAGGCAGTTGCCGTAGAACGAGATGCCCGACACGACGCCGTGCACGACACGGGCGGTGTCGGGGTTCTCGACGGCGCCGAAGCGCAGCTGGTCCATGACGGCGACCGGCCGCGCGCCCATCGAGATGATGTCGCGCACGATGCCGCCGACGCCGGTGGCGGCGCCCTGGAAGGGCTCGATGTAGCTGGGGTGGTTGTGGGACTCGACCTTGAAGGTCACCGCCCAGCCTTCGCCCACGTCGACGACGCCGGCGTTCTGACCCATGCCCACCATGAGGCGGGTCTTCATCTCGTCGGAGACCTTCTCGCCGAAGCGGCGCAGGTAGATCTTGCTCGACTTGTAGGAGCAGTGCTCGCTCCACATGACGGAGTACATCGCCAGCTCGCCCGAGGTGGGGCGGCGGCCGAGGATCTCGCGGATCTTCGCGTACTCGTCGGGCTTCAGCCCGAGAGCGGCGTACGGCTGCTCCCTGTCGGGGGTGGCGACCGCGTTCTCGACGGTATCGGCGACAGAGGTCGAAGAGGGCGTGGTCACGCGGCTGGACTCCAGAAGACGAGGGGATGCCGGACGGGGTCCATCCTAGTCTCCCGGTGCTTTTCCCCGGTGCCCATCGCAGCCCCCTACCCGGGCTCTGCGTAGCGTGAAGGCAAGCCCGAAAGGGACGCGAACATGAAGGAGCAGCCATGAAAGCCTGGCAGTTCACCGGAACCCATGAACCCCTCGTGCTGAACGAGGTGCCCGA is a genomic window containing:
- the purL gene encoding phosphoribosylformylglycinamidine synthase subunit PurL, whose protein sequence is MTTPSSTSVADTVENAVATPDREQPYAALGLKPDEYAKIREILGRRPTSGELAMYSVMWSEHCSYKSSKIYLRRFGEKVSDEMKTRLMVGMGQNAGVVDVGEGWAVTFKVESHNHPSYIEPFQGAATGVGGIVRDIISMGARPVAVMDQLRFGAVENPDTARVVHGVVSGISFYGNCLGLPNIGGETVFDAVYQGNPLVNALAVGVLRHEDLKLANASGPGNKVVLFGARTGGDGIGGASILASDTFADGGPTKRPAVQVGDPFAEKVLIECCLELYRGELVEAIQDLGAAGISCATSELAANGGSGMRVDLENVLLRDPTLTPEEILMSESQERMMAIVAPEKLDAFLAVTGKWDVETSVLGEVTGDGRLQIFWHGEEIVNVDPSTVAVDGPVYDRPVAYPTWIDALREDSASALPRTDDPEELRRQFLTLVASPNLADTSWVTNQYDYYVMGNTALSFPDDAGMIRVDEESGLGFAIATDCNSRFCQLDPYEGAKLALAEAYRNVAVTGAVPTAVTDCLNFGSPENPEVMWQFSQTVDGLSDACLELGVPVTGGNVSFYNQTGDTPIYPTPVVGVLGIIDDVARRIPSGWQDAGENIYLLGVTATELSGSQWAGTIHGHLGGRPPKVDLAAEKRLADLLHAASLQSLVSSAHDVSGGGLAQTLAEGVMRFGVGARVWLREIMERDGVDAATALFSESTGRVVVTVPREDDVKFRGLCDGRGYPVLRIGVTDAPGDGDEPALEVQDVFTVTASDLRAVSQATLPALFGATVAEPAAATATEDRA